Proteins encoded together in one Armatimonadota bacterium window:
- a CDS encoding transposase, producing MPRPRRVQLAGGVYHVTAHAVGRDALFRDDTERRSYLRLLRDALHRGEATLLAFVLMDTHVHVVLRTSKANVSSTVQWLHGRYGEAVNRRWKRKGHVFGGRFYSTVVDTDSYLLEVTRYVHLNPVRAGVVGRPEEYAWSSYRQYIRGEAGPAEPHLVLAMLGTDRAARVREYRKFVEEPLVARLRDYRPGTRGWEVAALAAVADALGVLRADIVERRIPGLRLAAAGLLVDELGMAPARAARLLRVRVRTVRMNVQKVRAGKLARKAMDRIVRARQALSGDTVAV from the coding sequence ATGCCGCGTCCGCGCCGCGTGCAACTCGCGGGTGGTGTCTACCACGTCACTGCGCACGCCGTGGGCCGGGACGCGCTCTTCAGGGACGATACCGAGCGGCGCAGCTATCTGCGCCTCCTCCGGGACGCCCTCCACCGCGGAGAGGCCACGCTTCTGGCCTTTGTCCTCATGGACACCCACGTGCACGTGGTCCTGCGCACTTCGAAGGCCAACGTATCCTCCACCGTCCAGTGGCTGCACGGCCGTTACGGGGAGGCCGTCAACAGGCGGTGGAAGCGGAAAGGGCACGTGTTTGGCGGGCGTTTCTACAGCACGGTGGTGGACACCGACTCTTACCTGCTGGAGGTCACCCGGTACGTTCATCTCAACCCGGTGCGGGCGGGTGTGGTGGGTAGACCCGAAGAGTATGCCTGGAGCAGCTACCGCCAGTACATCAGGGGGGAGGCGGGTCCGGCGGAACCACACCTGGTCCTGGCGATGCTGGGGACCGACCGCGCAGCCCGGGTCAGGGAGTATCGAAAGTTCGTTGAGGAACCCTTGGTGGCGAGGCTCCGGGACTACAGGCCGGGAACGCGTGGGTGGGAGGTGGCGGCCCTGGCCGCCGTGGCTGACGCGCTGGGCGTGCTGCGGGCCGACATCGTGGAACGCCGCATCCCGGGGCTGCGGCTGGCCGCCGCGGGCCTGCTGGTGGACGAGCTGGGCATGGCCCCGGCTCGCGCCGCGCGTCTGCTGAGGGTGCGTGTCCGCACTGTGAGGATGAATGTGCAGAAGGTACGCGCCGGGAAGCTAGCCCGGAAGGCGATGGACCGCATTGTCCGGGCGCGACAAGCCCTGTCCGGAGACACTGTTGCAGTTTAA
- a CDS encoding tetratricopeptide repeat protein has protein sequence MGCGFPRAVCAALVAVVTAVGPAAGQVPGFDTSRVYSESAFEQAIRPYTEALARNASDARAHYWLGVAYLHAFRLYRWGLAPYAAGYGVRAVQSLERAAELDPQPVVLLALLEAYAAVGDRARYHALIGRLGQLATPLPVR, from the coding sequence ATGGGGTGTGGGTTTCCCAGGGCGGTGTGTGCGGCGCTGGTTGCGGTGGTGACGGCGGTGGGGCCGGCGGCCGGCCAGGTGCCCGGGTTTGACACCTCCCGGGTGTATTCGGAGAGCGCGTTCGAGCAGGCCATCCGGCCCTACACCGAGGCCCTGGCCCGCAACGCCAGCGACGCCCGGGCCCACTACTGGCTGGGGGTGGCCTACCTGCACGCCTTCAGGCTGTACCGGTGGGGGCTGGCCCCCTACGCTGCCGGATATGGGGTGCGGGCCGTGCAGTCGCTGGAGCGTGCGGCTGAACTGGACCCACAGCCCGTGGTCCTGCTGGCGCTGCTGGAGGCGTACGCGGCCGTGGGCGACCGGGCGCGGTATCACGCCCTGATCGGCCGCCTGGGCCAGCTGGCCACGCCGCTTCCGGTCCGGTAG
- a CDS encoding secretin N-terminal domain-containing protein produces the protein MHRSRHLRIVVLLAAAALVLPAWRPAPAGAGPLRVTQVTVKDFGTRLVVGVVATGPILFQVTTLSTTQPPRVAVDVLNAVVDEHLRTTRPVNKGNVLRVRVGQFQDSPPIARVVIDLVRPVPVDVQRSAPHILVVSVPLQAPVTEGQARAAAAAPVPEISGPLAPAVSAAPGTGVVRTAQQLPTGPQAPGLIRLLEFRGVALADVLSALSKLCAFNMVTDSSVQGTITLRLVDVTCEDALRFILEANGLAFRRLGKNIIISSAEKLAPPPEVPETIAYRLAYGNVDAIRSAVAAAVPGIRVAVDTRTNSLLITGTSAQHEEVVKVLGTLDVRIPQVMIQAHAIDIASSVLRELGLLSGVGGTDFGSFFLDSAQNRILFQFVDTDLILFRLQALVTENRGRILAAPRITTLDGNKATILLGDRVPIFTVTTQAGVTTTTVTFVEVGVKLEVTPRVNADGLMTLTLRPEVSSVAEIVTGPGGQQAPRVATRSAETVLTVRDGQTIVLGGLISQEERRTLRKVPLLGDIPIIGELFRSTSTDIRESEVVFLITPQILKDARQ, from the coding sequence ATGCACCGGAGCCGTCATCTCCGCATCGTGGTGCTGCTGGCCGCGGCGGCGCTGGTCCTGCCGGCCTGGCGTCCGGCGCCGGCGGGCGCCGGCCCCCTGCGGGTCACCCAGGTGACCGTCAAGGACTTTGGCACCCGGCTGGTGGTGGGGGTCGTGGCCACGGGGCCGATCCTGTTTCAGGTGACGACGCTGTCCACCACGCAGCCGCCCCGGGTGGCCGTGGACGTGCTGAACGCCGTGGTGGACGAGCACCTGCGGACGACCCGCCCGGTGAACAAGGGCAACGTCCTGCGCGTGCGGGTCGGCCAGTTCCAGGACAGCCCGCCGATTGCCCGGGTGGTGATCGACCTGGTGCGCCCCGTTCCGGTGGACGTACAGCGGTCGGCTCCCCACATCCTGGTGGTGAGTGTCCCCCTGCAGGCGCCGGTGACCGAAGGGCAGGCGCGCGCGGCGGCCGCCGCGCCGGTGCCCGAGATCTCCGGTCCCCTGGCGCCGGCGGTGTCGGCCGCTCCCGGGACCGGGGTGGTCCGCACCGCCCAGCAGCTGCCCACCGGCCCCCAGGCGCCGGGGTTGATCCGCCTGCTGGAGTTCCGGGGCGTGGCGCTGGCCGACGTGCTGAGTGCTCTGTCCAAGCTGTGCGCGTTCAACATGGTGACCGACTCCTCGGTGCAGGGCACCATCACCCTGCGGCTGGTGGACGTGACCTGCGAGGACGCGCTGCGCTTCATCCTGGAGGCCAACGGCCTGGCGTTCAGGCGTCTGGGCAAGAACATCATCATCTCGTCGGCCGAAAAGCTGGCCCCGCCTCCCGAGGTGCCCGAGACCATCGCCTACCGTCTGGCCTACGGCAATGTGGACGCCATCCGCTCCGCCGTGGCGGCGGCCGTGCCGGGCATCCGGGTGGCCGTGGACACCCGCACCAACTCCTTGCTCATCACCGGGACCTCCGCTCAGCACGAGGAGGTCGTCAAGGTCCTGGGCACGCTGGACGTGCGCATTCCCCAGGTCATGATCCAGGCCCACGCCATCGACATCGCCTCCAGCGTCCTGCGGGAGCTGGGGCTGCTCAGCGGGGTGGGGGGGACCGACTTCGGCAGCTTCTTCCTGGACAGCGCCCAGAACCGGATCCTGTTCCAGTTCGTGGACACGGACCTGATCCTGTTCCGCCTGCAGGCACTGGTCACCGAGAACCGCGGCCGCATCCTGGCCGCGCCGCGCATCACCACCCTGGACGGCAACAAGGCCACCATCCTGCTGGGCGACCGGGTGCCGATCTTCACCGTGACGACCCAGGCGGGGGTGACCACGACCACCGTGACCTTCGTGGAGGTGGGGGTGAAGCTGGAGGTCACCCCGCGGGTGAACGCCGACGGCCTGATGACCCTGACCCTGCGGCCGGAGGTGAGCTCGGTGGCGGAGATCGTCACCGGCCCCGGGGGCCAGCAGGCGCCCCGGGTGGCCACCCGGTCGGCGGAGACGGTCCTGACGGTCCGGGACGGCCAGACCATCGTCCTGGGCGGGTTGATCAGTCAGGAGGAGCGGCGCACCCTCCGCAAGGTCCCGCTGCTGGGCGACATCCCCATCATCGGCGAGCTGTTCCGTTCCACCTCCACCGACATCCGGGAGAGCGAGGTGGTCTTCCTGATCACCCCGCAGATTCTCAAGGACGCACGCCAGTAG
- the pilO gene encoding type 4a pilus biogenesis protein PilO, giving the protein MTRRERILLIVVGTVGVLLLFYYYVYAPKQAEIRRLTDQLAAQTAQRDRMRATAAQITRLQEEYQRLSAFIAQIETRLPAQKETPVLLVQLERLSRSVGVNLQSIRPSQLQPATVGQAQQQPARAGGQQAPPGGPTYLRFPIAMTIQATYDETIRLMAALRDFPRMIAVRSLAIDPRTLPELTLNVEAETYVLPREAR; this is encoded by the coding sequence ATGACCCGCCGCGAGCGCATCCTGCTCATCGTGGTCGGCACCGTCGGCGTGCTGCTGCTGTTTTACTACTACGTCTACGCCCCCAAGCAGGCCGAGATCCGGCGGCTGACCGACCAGCTGGCCGCCCAGACGGCCCAGCGGGACCGCATGCGCGCCACCGCCGCCCAGATCACGCGCCTGCAGGAGGAGTACCAGCGGCTGTCGGCCTTCATCGCGCAGATCGAAACCCGCCTGCCCGCCCAGAAGGAAACCCCCGTGCTGCTGGTGCAGCTGGAGCGCCTCAGCCGCTCGGTGGGGGTCAACCTCCAGTCCATCCGGCCCTCCCAGCTGCAGCCGGCCACCGTCGGCCAGGCACAGCAGCAACCTGCTCGGGCAGGGGGACAGCAGGCTCCCCCTGGCGGGCCGACGTACCTGCGCTTTCCCATCGCCATGACCATCCAGGCGACCTACGACGAAACCATCCGGCTGATGGCGGCCTTGCGGGACTTCCCGCGGATGATCGCGGTCCGCAGCCTGGCGATTGACCCCCGCACCCTGCCGGAACTGACGCTCAACGTCGAGGCGGAGACCTACGTGCTGCCGCGGGAGGCCCGCTAG